A portion of the Mytilus galloprovincialis chromosome 12, xbMytGall1.hap1.1, whole genome shotgun sequence genome contains these proteins:
- the LOC143055018 gene encoding solute carrier organic anion transporter family member 2B1-like, with protein MSTDLEIQCGIGTFNPNCLQCCATLKIFTVLYSISALMTSTLSVYIASQITTIEKQFGFTSTQSGLLMSCNDIGYLAVTLFVSYFADILHAPRVLSFSTLLFGAAGIICAIPYFVSPMYSKSILSKTSNVSRSGDFFGKIMSSGQLCKASSTFDQLNSNMSCSSQSDSNTFLGVANEFTPVAMTLIAIGMIVQGIGKSPRNAFITTYIDNNVKKTQTAVYIGSVMAVAIFGPVLGFGFGGLFSKIYVTLEDVDISPRDPRWIGAWWVGFLTFGIGSLLTALPVMCFPKRFHLKQTPVNTKRLKKKGKMRMIEGTRGFFKDLFGLLRNKLYVLIIVSRCLILIIVSGSVAFGPKYIETQFTLPAWKSNLVIGVTRIIAVSFGTFVGGYLTSKKKLSPLGCGRLIVILSLFTIVHYFILMFLGCPTPKIIGYDRNLTNTSDICTSNCNCNSEAYFPVCGSDNKNYFSPCHAGCSGTSKSQGFTNCTCIDPTATATPGLCSTDCQMLVPYLVVTCVFSLVESLVIMPSFMFMLRSVKEKQKGIAIAVFAFVSTLLGWFLGPVIFGEIIDMCCKIWSSRCGVKGSCALYNNLNFRYAIYGFSLILRCIVLIVEIVTYLIARKKTDWSIGETRRESKIDNPEIHTFIVDEGDNNENNRYIKTCLKDKEFEETKNPG; from the exons ATGAGTACAGATCTAGAGATACAGTGTGGCATTGGCACCTTTAACCCGAATTGTTTACAATGTTGTGcgactttaaaaatatttactgtGCTTTACTCAATATCAGCTCTGATGACATCGACGCTATCCGTTTATATAGCATCACAGATCACAACGATAGAAAAACAGTTTGGATTCACAAGTACCCAAAGTGGTCTATTAATGAGTTGTAATGATATTGGTTACTTGGCTGTGACTCTCTTTGTCAGCTATTTTGCAGATATATTGCATGCCCCTCGGGTTCTTTCCTTTTCAACATTATTATTCGGTGCAGCCGGAATAATTTGTGCAATACCATACTTTGTTTCACCAATGTATTCAAAATCGATTTTGTCCAAAACTTCGAATGTCAGTCGGAGTGGAGATTTCTTCGGAAAGATAATGTCATCAGGACAACTGTGTAAAGCGTCATCAACTTTTGACCAATTAAATTCCAATATGAGCTGCAGTTCACAATCAGATTCCAATACCTTTTTAGGCGTTGCTAACGAATTCACTCCTGTAGCAATGACACTTATTGCAATTGGAATGATAGTTCAAGGGATTGGCAAGTCTCCAAGAAATGCTTTTATTACTACATATATCGACAATAATGTTAAGAAAACACAAACAGCTGTTTACATCG GTAGTGTAATGGCCGTAGCTATATTTGGACCGGTACTTGGATTTGGATTTGGTGGTCTATTCAGTAAAATTTATGTCACCTTAgaag ATGTTGATATTTCGCCACGTGACCCAAGATGGATTGGCGCATGGTGGGTTGGATTCCTAACATTCGGAATTGGAAGTTTATTAACTGCACTTCCGGTCATGTGTTTTCCAAAAAGATTTCATTTGAAACAAACCCCGGTTAACACGAAAAGACTGAAGAAGAAAGGAAAAATGAGAATGATAGAAGGAACTAGAG GATTTTTTAAAGATCTATTCGGACTGCTTCGTAACAAATTGTATGTACTGATCATTGTTAGTAGGTGTCTGATCCTTATTATAGTAAGCGGGAGTGTTGCATTTGGACCAAAATACATTGAAACTCAATTCACATTGCCGGCTTGGAAGTCCAATTTAGTTATAG GTGTAACCCGTATTATTGCAGTATCATTCGGAACATTCGTCGGTGGATATCTAACGTCCAAAAAGAAACTTTCACCGCTAGGATGTGGAAGACTGATCGTTATTCTGTCATTATTCACCATTGTCCACTACTTTATACTCATGTTCCTGGGTTGTCCAACTCCCAAAATAATTGGATACGACAG aaatttgaccAATACATCGGACATCTGTACAAGTAATTGCAACTGCAATTCTGAGGCTTATTTTCCTGTGTGCGGTTCGGATAACAAGAATTACTTTTCACCTTGTCATGCCGGCTGTTCTGGTACATCCAAATCACAG gGATTTACGAACTGTACATGTATAGATCCAACAGCGACAGCTACCCCAGGTTTATGTTCCACGGACTGTCAAATGTTGGTTCCATATCTTGTCGTCACCTGTGTGTTTAGTTTGGTCGAATCATTAGTTATTATGCCAAGTTTCATGTTCATGTTGAG ATCAGTTAAGGAAAAACAGAAAGGAATAGCTATAGCAGTGTTCGCATTTGTTTCAACTTTATTGG GTTGGTTCTTAGGGCCtgttatttttggagaaattaTTGATATGTGTTGCAAAATATGGAGCTCTCGGTGTGGAGTAAAGGGATCATGCGCGTTGTACAACAATTTGAACTTCCGGTATGCCATCTATGGTTTCAGTCTCATTCTGAGATGCATTGTTCTAATAGTAGAAATCGTGACCTACTTAATTGCAAGAAAGAAAACAGATTGGAGTATTGGAGAAACTAGACGTGAAAGTAAAATAGACAATCCTGAAATACATACTTTCATCGTTGATGAAGGGGATAACAATGAAAACAACAGATACATAAAGACATGTTTAAAGGATAAGGAATTTGAAGAAACAAAAAATCCTGGTTAA